Proteins from one Penicillium digitatum chromosome 2, complete sequence genomic window:
- a CDS encoding Fringe-like: MPSLPHRYSRWVLILGPAILLLLILQFIHADFSSKITRDVIEPAIGLTIDVHNETEAKTETNHVPSYCPTDTEMDSVLVVVKTGITEAQGKVPVHLRTTLRCVPHKIVVSDFEEEIAGTRTQDVFLNVSDTLKQTNEDFALYNRARTGGHTALTSEDHTKVVNGPSGMSDNPGWKLDKWKFLPMVHAARRAKPDAKWFVFLEADTYPIWPNLLGWLAHFNHEERLYLGNQMQIGPTVFAHGGSGFVLSHAAIHAVADFHQLHIEEWDDITDQEWAGDCVLGRALAATGIELTWSWPHVTTESVWEQDMLHEGFGKTPWCFAPFTFHHMTPADVDRFWEFEQQWFAGTNSGVLTYSDIFRHLIRPTLTDHLDNWDNLASAGDDIEDNKGPETPTSFSACADYCATDPECIQYRLTADSRCTTSNAVLRGKPQPGTQSGTMLWRVDAAVEQMEECEKALWVTS, translated from the exons GCCCTCTCTCCCACACCGATATAGTCGCTGGGTACTGATTCTGGGCCCAGCGATTCTACTCCTTTTAATACTCCAATTTATCCACGCCGACTTCAGCTCCAAGATCACGCGGGACGTGATCGAACCGGCAATCGGGCTAACGATTGATGTACACAACGAGACCGAGGCAAAAACGGAAACCAACCATGTACCATCATACTGTCCAACGGATACAGAAATGGACTCTGTCCTGGTAGTCGTCAAAACAGGCATCACCGAAGCACAAGGCAAAGTCCCCGTGCACTTAAGAACGACCCTCCGCTGCGTGCCACACAAGATAGTCGTCTCGGACTTCGAAGAAGAGATAGCTGGTACACGCACACAAGACGTCTTCCTCAACGTCTCCGACACCCTCAAACAAACCAACGAAGACTTCGCCCTATACAACCGCGCCCGTACAGGCGGCCACACAGCTCTGACCTCCGAAGACCACACGAAAGTTGTCAACGGCCCATCGGGCATGAGCGACAACCCGGGCTGGAAATTGGACAAGTGGAAATTCCTTCCGATGGTCCATGCCGCGCGACGCGCGAAGCCAGACGCCAAGTGGTTCGTGTTCCTGGAAGCAGACACGTATCCAATCTGGCCGAATCTGCTCGGGTGGCTGGCGCATTTCAACCACGAGGAAAGACTGTATCTGGGGAACCAGATGCAGATTGGGCCTACGGTATTTGCGCATGGTGGGTCTGGGTTTGTACTTTCACATGCGGCGATTCATGCTGTTGCGGATTTTCATCAATTGCATATTGAGGAGTGGGATGATATCACGGATCAGGAATGGGCGGGGGATTGTGTGCTTGGGAGGGCGCTTGCCGCAACTGGGATTGAATTGACTTGGTCCTGGCCGCATGTTACCACGGAGTCGGTTTGGGAGCAGGACATGTTGCATGAGGGTTTTGGCAAGACGCCTTGGTGTTTTGCGCCTTTTACTTTTCACCACATGACGCCGGCGGATGTGGATCGGTTTTGGGAGTTCGAGCAGCAGTGGTTTGCAGGG ACAAATTCAGGCGTCCTCACATACAGTGATATCTTCCGCCACCTCATCCGCCCAACACTCACAGACCACCTAGACAACTGGGACAACTTGGCAAGCGCAGGCGACGATATTGAAGATAACAAGGGTCCAGAAACGCCTACTTCGTTTTCCGCCTGCGCGGACTACTGCGCCACAGACCCAGAGTGCATCCAATACCGCCTGACAGCCGACTCGCGCTGTACGACGTCTAATGCGGTGCTGCGCGGAAAGCCCCAGCCCGGCACACAGTCAGGGACGATGCTGTGGCGGGTTGATGCTGCGGTAGAGCAGATGGAGGAGTGTGAGAAGGCGTTGTGGGTGACCAGCTAG